Proteins encoded in a region of the Primulina huaijiensis isolate GDHJ02 unplaced genomic scaffold, ASM1229523v2 scaffold206286, whole genome shotgun sequence genome:
- the LOC140966430 gene encoding dof zinc finger protein DOF5.6-like: MGLTSLQVCMDSSDWLQQGTISEENPGLDSSPITPPSDQEDILACSRPLMERRLIRPQHEQALKCPRCESTHTKFCYYNNYSLSQPRYFCKTCRRYWTKGGTLRNIPVGGGCRKNKKVSYNPKKPSSNTDLQSSVPISDLQLNGGQQSYGGLNYNANHMNSSTELQLAFPHDQIHFSSLLPNGLFASNFNVTNPSFWIENPSQIDFMENKYESLLGRDD; the protein is encoded by the coding sequence GGCACCATTTCCGAGGAGAATCCAGGACTGGATTCTTCACCAATCACGCCACCATCTGATCAAGAAGACATACTCGCATGTTCCAGACCTCTAATGGAGAGGAGACTCATTCGTCCCCAGCACGAACAAGCCCTAAAATGCCCCAGATGTGAGTCCACGCACACCAAATTCTGCTACTACAACAATTACAGCCTCTCGCAGCCAAGATACTTCTGCAAAACCTGCCGCCGTTACTGGACGAAAGGGGGCACCCTCCGCAACATTCCGGTCGGAGGCGGATGCCGGAAAAACAAGAAAGTCTCCTATAATCCCAAGAAACCGTCTTCAAATACCGATCTCCAGTCATCTGTACCGATATCTGATCTTCAACTTAACGGCGGCCAGCAAAGCTACGGTGGATTAAATTATAATGCTAACCATATGAACAGTTCCACTGAGCTTCAGCTTGCTTTTCCTCACGACCAAATCCACTTCTCGTCACTCCTTCCAAATGGGCTTTTTGCGAGTAATTTCAACGTTACAAACCCTAGTTTCTGGATTGAAAATCCTTCTCAAATCGACTTCATGGAGAACAAATATGAGAGCCTTTTGGGGAGAGATGAT